A genomic stretch from Methanomassiliicoccales archaeon includes:
- a CDS encoding acetyl ornithine aminotransferase family protein gives MSEKKLDRISIVVEPPGPKAREILDRDKKYLATTNKVMPVVAKRGQGLYVEDVDGNVYLDFQSGIAVNNTGHCHPKVVEAVKKQVAELIHFPGILLSQNIEGEVAKKLNEITPGDFVKKVYFMCSGAGAIDSAIKVARWATGRPRNIAFIGAFHGKSIGSMSLTASRTAYRKGFFPEMPGVLHVPYAYCYRCPYKMTYPSCDLYCAKIIDELYLQKFIPPEEVAALFVEPIQGEGGYIVPPRPWMKEIKKICEKYGILFVADEVQSGFGRTGKWFAIEHFDVVPDIMVVAKGIASGLPMSACIFNEKFDIKQPGAHATTFGGNLVTCAAALATIEAIEEEKMLENAAKQGAYMIARLNEMKEKYEILGDVRGIGLMTAIEIVKDKKSKTPAPDERNKICLDAMKRGLLILFCGPSSIRIIPALNVTREQIDTAMEILEQLLRENDRH, from the coding sequence ATGTCTGAAAAGAAACTTGACAGGATATCGATCGTCGTTGAGCCGCCTGGTCCAAAAGCACGTGAAATCCTCGACAGAGATAAGAAGTATCTCGCGACGACGAATAAGGTCATGCCTGTTGTCGCTAAGAGAGGACAAGGACTTTATGTCGAGGATGTCGATGGCAATGTCTATCTGGACTTTCAGTCTGGGATTGCCGTCAACAATACTGGTCACTGTCATCCAAAGGTCGTCGAGGCCGTGAAAAAACAGGTTGCGGAACTCATTCATTTTCCGGGCATTCTTCTTTCTCAGAATATTGAAGGTGAGGTAGCAAAGAAGCTTAATGAAATTACGCCGGGCGATTTCGTGAAAAAGGTTTACTTCATGTGCAGTGGCGCAGGCGCGATTGATTCTGCGATAAAAGTGGCGAGATGGGCAACGGGTAGACCGAGGAATATTGCGTTCATTGGGGCGTTTCACGGAAAGTCCATCGGCTCGATGAGTCTGACAGCAAGCAGAACTGCTTACAGGAAGGGCTTTTTCCCCGAGATGCCAGGTGTTCTGCATGTTCCATACGCTTACTGTTATCGGTGCCCTTACAAGATGACTTATCCCAGCTGCGATCTTTACTGCGCAAAGATCATCGATGAGCTCTATCTTCAGAAGTTCATTCCACCTGAGGAGGTTGCGGCCCTTTTTGTCGAGCCGATACAGGGCGAAGGCGGGTATATCGTCCCGCCGAGGCCGTGGATGAAGGAAATCAAGAAAATTTGCGAAAAGTACGGTATTCTCTTCGTCGCTGATGAGGTTCAATCGGGATTTGGAAGAACGGGTAAATGGTTTGCGATTGAGCATTTTGACGTTGTTCCAGACATCATGGTCGTTGCAAAGGGAATCGCTTCTGGGCTGCCAATGAGCGCGTGCATTTTCAATGAGAAATTTGATATCAAGCAACCTGGTGCACATGCTACTACATTCGGTGGGAACCTAGTCACCTGTGCCGCGGCGCTAGCCACGATCGAGGCTATCGAAGAAGAGAAGATGCTGGAGAACGCGGCGAAGCAAGGCGCCTACATGATCGCGCGTTTAAACGAAATGAAGGAAAAATACGAGATCCTCGGCGATGTGCGTGGTATCGGTTTGATGACAGCAATCGAGATTGTGAAAGATAAAAAATCAAAAACACCAGCGCCAGATGAACGGAACAAGATATGCCTTGACGCAATGAAGCGGGGCCTGCTCATTCTCTTTTGCGGACCGAGTAGCATTCGTATCATTCCAGCCCTCAATGTTACGAGGGAACAGATCGACACGGCAATGGAGATCCTCGAGCAGCTGCTCAGAGAAAACGATAGACACTAG